The Malus domestica chromosome 10, GDT2T_hap1 genome contains a region encoding:
- the LOC103408191 gene encoding stearoyl-[acyl-carrier-protein] 9-desaturase 6, chloroplastic-like produces the protein MQTSLYIDTKTLAWPSLGHTPTHHRLTPPNPTIKFRSTPTVSAVATASPPPLTRQKAHSLPPEKVELFKSLEGWAEQHVLPFLKPVDQCWQPSTFLPDSSLPEEEFLDQVRALRDRTGELPDEYFVALVGDMITEDALPTYQTMVNGLDGVKDETGSSPSAWARWNRSWTAEENRHGDLLRTYLYLSGRVDMLKIDRTVQHLIGAGMNPGTENNPYLGFVYTSFQERATFVSHGNTARLAKEGGDPVLARICGTIASDERRHEMAYAKIIEKLLEVDPTGAMVAIGDMMRKKITMPAHLMYDGEDPKIFEHFAAVAQRIGVYTADDYADILEFLIGRWNLEKLEGLAAEGARAQDFVCGLAPRIRRLQERADEQARKMAPQAVKFSWIFNKEVAL, from the exons ATGCAGACCTCGCTCTACATTGACACCAAAACTCTTGCATGGCCTTCACTTGGCCACACCCCAACCCACCACCGCCTCACTCCACCAAACCCCACCATCAAATTCCGATCAACACCCACGGTCTCCGCCGTGGCCACAGCTTCCCCGCCACCTCTAACTCGGCAGAAGGCCCACTCACTGCCGCCTGAAAAAGTTGAGCTGTTCAAGTCGCTAGAGGGCTGGGCCGAGCAACACGTCCTCCCATTCCTAAAACCGGTGGATCAGTGCTGGCAGCCTAGCACCTTCTTGCCCGACTCATCACTTCCGGAAGAAGAGTTTCTGGATCAGGTTAGAGCCCTCCGTGATCGAACCGGCGAGCTCCCTGACGAGTACTTTGTGGCGCTCGTGGGGGACATGATTACTGAGGACGCGTTGCCCACTTATCAAACCATGGTAAATGGGCTAGATGGAGTGAAGGATGAGACTGGTTCTAGCCCGAGCGCGTGGGCTCGATGGAATCGGTCTTGGACGGCTGAGGAGAACAGACATGGGGATCTGCTCCGCACATATCTTTACTTGTCGGGTCGGGTCGATATGCTCAAGATCGACAGAACCGTACAACATCTCATTGGAGCCGGCATG AATCCAGGGACagagaacaatccctacttggGGTTCGTGTACACGTCATTCCAAGAGCGAGCCACGTTCGTATCGCACGGCAACACAGCTAGGCTCGCCAAAGAGGGCGGCGATCCAGTGCTCGCGCGCATTTGCGGCACCATTGCATCCGACGAAAGGCGCCACGAGATGGCCTACGCCAAGATCATTGAGAAGCTCCTCGAAGTGGATCCCACCGGAGCAATGGTGGCGATCGGCGACATGATGCGGAAGAAGATCACGATGCCGGCGCACCTTATGTACGATGGGGAAGACCCGAAGATATTCGAGCACTTTGCGGCGGTGGCTCAGCGGATCGGCGTGTACACGGCGGACGATTACGCGGATATCTTGGAGTTTTTGATCGGACGGTGGAATTTGGAGAAGCTGGAGGGATTGGCGGCGGAAGGTGCTCGAGCACAGGATTTCGTGTGTGGGCTGGCTCCGAGAATTAGAAGGCTTCAGGAACGGGCGGATGAGCAAGCACGGAAGATGGCGCCGCAGGCGGTTAAGTTTAGCTGGATATTTAATAAAGAGGTGGCCTTGTAA